One Kitasatospora sp. NBC_01287 DNA window includes the following coding sequences:
- a CDS encoding helix-turn-helix domain-containing protein has translation MTTDSVPDDEKARFWGEAVSRTLVPVEVVPLADRPFEGRLVSHRLGYLRVSTLEADAMRVTRTAALIARSPQAEAQVGVAVQVSGRAVLAQDGRRAQVPAGSLVLYDAARPYTLDYPEHFSTHLLQLPCRLLGAAEHDIRQVAGTTVTSAEAFGAVLLPFLDTLAACAHSCRASVGDRLAGSVTDLLSTLVAQLTGAAATDPHARDGHLVQRVREHIDHHLGDPELSPETITGAHHISVRYLHRLFEGEGVTVSRLIQQRRLEACARDLARHGRTSPTVSAVAQRWGFVNPAHFSRAFRAAYGVPPRTWRALRTTEAADGPLARSVPVDPRPRMVEQVAAFPRQHSQPIYQST, from the coding sequence GTGACGACCGATTCGGTCCCGGATGACGAGAAGGCGCGATTCTGGGGAGAGGCGGTGTCGCGGACGCTGGTACCGGTGGAGGTGGTGCCGCTGGCCGACCGGCCGTTCGAGGGCCGCCTGGTGTCGCACCGGCTGGGATACCTGCGGGTGTCCACGCTGGAGGCGGACGCGATGCGGGTGACCCGCACGGCCGCGCTGATCGCGCGGTCCCCGCAGGCCGAGGCGCAGGTCGGGGTGGCGGTACAGGTCTCCGGCCGCGCCGTACTGGCCCAGGACGGGCGCCGGGCACAGGTACCGGCGGGCAGCCTCGTGCTGTACGACGCAGCGCGGCCGTACACCCTCGACTACCCGGAGCACTTCAGCACCCACCTGCTCCAATTACCGTGCAGACTGCTGGGGGCGGCGGAGCACGACATCCGGCAGGTGGCGGGGACGACCGTCACCTCCGCCGAGGCGTTCGGAGCCGTCCTGCTGCCCTTCCTCGACACCCTCGCCGCCTGCGCGCACTCCTGCCGGGCCTCCGTCGGCGACCGGCTGGCCGGCAGCGTCACCGACCTGCTCAGCACGCTCGTCGCCCAGCTCACCGGGGCGGCGGCCACCGACCCGCACGCCAGAGACGGCCATCTCGTCCAACGGGTGCGGGAGCACATCGACCACCACCTGGGTGACCCGGAGCTCTCACCGGAGACCATCACCGGCGCCCATCACATCTCGGTGCGCTACCTGCACCGCCTCTTCGAAGGGGAGGGCGTCACGGTGAGCCGGCTCATCCAGCAGCGCCGTTTGGAGGCCTGCGCACGCGACCTGGCCCGGCACGGCCGGACGTCGCCCACGGTGTCAGCGGTCGCCCAGCGGTGGGGATTCGTCAACCCGGCCCACTTCAGCCGCGCCTTCCGCGCAGCCTACGGCGTCCCCCCACGCACGTGGCGCGCGCTCCGAACCACCGAAGCAGCTGACGGCCCGCTGGCCCGTTCAGTGCCGGTCGACCCGCGGCCACGGATGGTGGAGCAAGTGGCGGCCTTTCCTCGACAGCACAGCCAACCGATCTACCAATCAACGTGA
- a CDS encoding (Fe-S)-binding protein: MRIALFITCFNDTLFPDTGRAVVSVLERLGHTVEFPQEQTCCGQMHFNTGYRPEAMPMVRSFAETFAEYDAVVTPSASCAGMVREGHPVLAEQYGPSGLRRRVAELVPRVHEFTEFLVDVLGVTEVGAHFPRKVAYHPTCHSLRGLRLGERPYRLLRAVDGIELVDLPGCESCCGFGGTFAVKNADTSAAMLSDKMSAVHDSGAQVLCAADNSCLMHIGGGLSRQRSGVRTMHLAEILAATEGDRR; this comes from the coding sequence GTGCGTATCGCCCTGTTCATCACCTGCTTCAACGACACGCTCTTCCCCGACACCGGCCGGGCGGTGGTCAGTGTGCTCGAACGCCTCGGCCACACCGTGGAGTTCCCGCAGGAGCAGACCTGCTGCGGCCAGATGCACTTCAACACCGGCTACCGGCCCGAGGCGATGCCGATGGTGCGGAGCTTCGCGGAGACCTTCGCGGAGTACGACGCGGTGGTCACGCCGTCCGCGTCGTGTGCGGGGATGGTGCGGGAGGGCCACCCGGTACTGGCCGAGCAGTACGGCCCGTCCGGGCTGCGCCGCCGGGTTGCCGAACTGGTGCCTCGGGTGCACGAGTTCACCGAGTTCCTGGTGGACGTGCTGGGCGTCACCGAGGTCGGCGCGCACTTCCCGCGCAAGGTGGCCTACCACCCGACCTGCCACTCGCTGCGCGGACTACGCCTGGGCGAGCGGCCGTACCGGCTGCTGCGCGCCGTCGACGGGATCGAGTTGGTCGACCTGCCGGGTTGCGAGTCGTGCTGCGGGTTCGGCGGAACCTTCGCGGTGAAGAACGCGGACACCTCCGCCGCGATGCTCAGCGACAAGATGAGCGCCGTGCACGACTCCGGCGCGCAGGTGCTGTGCGCGGCCGACAACTCCTGCCTGATGCACATCGGTGGCGGCCTGTCCCGACAACGCAGCGGGGTACGGACCATGCACCTGGCCGAGATCCTGGCCGCCACGGAAGGGGACCGGCGATGA
- a CDS encoding LUD domain-containing protein — protein MTDHQKSGRQEIIGRIRAALADVPDDEAPESVPVPRDYLRSHAEGDLVELFAERVADYRATVIRSTPEGLPDAIARALAARGATRVAVPPGFPIEQLPTGTWTRDEPSLSIAELDQLDGTISTAALGIAVTGTIVLDAGPGQGRRALTLVPDYHLCLITADQIVADVPDALAGLDPTRPLTFISGPSATSDIELDRVEGVHGPRTLDVIIVTAPEPS, from the coding sequence TTGACCGACCATCAGAAGAGTGGCCGTCAGGAGATCATCGGCCGGATCCGCGCCGCCCTCGCGGACGTCCCCGACGACGAGGCACCCGAGTCCGTCCCGGTACCGCGCGACTACCTGCGCAGCCACGCCGAGGGCGACCTGGTGGAGCTGTTCGCCGAACGGGTCGCCGACTACCGCGCCACCGTCATCCGCAGCACCCCCGAGGGGCTGCCGGACGCGATCGCCCGCGCACTGGCCGCGCGCGGCGCCACGAGGGTCGCCGTGCCGCCGGGGTTCCCCATCGAGCAGCTCCCGACCGGGACCTGGACGCGCGACGAACCGTCTCTCAGCATCGCCGAGTTGGACCAACTGGACGGCACGATCAGCACCGCCGCACTCGGCATCGCCGTCACCGGCACGATCGTCCTGGACGCCGGCCCCGGCCAGGGCCGGCGGGCGCTGACCCTCGTCCCGGACTACCACCTGTGCCTCATTACCGCGGACCAGATCGTCGCGGACGTCCCCGACGCCCTCGCCGGGCTCGACCCCACCCGCCCGCTCACCTTCATCTCCGGACCGTCCGCCACCAGCGACATCGAACTCGACCGCGTCGAAGGCGTGCACGGCCCCCGCACCCTGGACGTCATCATCGTCACCGCCCCGGAGCCCTCGTGA
- a CDS encoding LutB/LldF family L-lactate oxidation iron-sulfur protein, with product MSGTGDGLVWLDTPAFPQAARTALADPQLRGNLRRATGTIRDKRLAVTGELSDWEQLREAGEALKRRTLRHLDQYLEELERSVTAAGGTVHWAADAEEANRIVTELVRATGEREVVKVKSMATQEIGLNEALAEAGITAYETDLAELIVQLGEDRPSHILVPAIHRNRAEIREIFLREMGRWGRPAPEGLSDEPRALAEAARLHLRERFLRARVAVSGANFGVAETGTIAVVESEGNGRMCLTLPQTLITVMGIEKVVPSFTDLEVFLQLLPRSSTGERMNPYTSMWTGVTPGDGPREFHLVLLDNGRTATLRDTVGRQALACIRCSACLNVCPVYERTGGHAYGSVYPGPIGAVLTPQLAGVDHAASLPFASTLCGACYDACPVKINIPEVLVHLRAEVVEAKRRSRHAPTAEALAMKAAAAVLASPARLAAAQKAAALGGRALAREGRIGRLPGPLRGWSDARDSPVPPAESFRAWWRKNREQS from the coding sequence ATGAGTGGTACCGGCGACGGCCTGGTCTGGCTCGACACACCCGCCTTCCCCCAGGCGGCGCGCACCGCGCTCGCCGACCCGCAGCTGCGCGGCAACCTGCGCCGGGCCACCGGCACGATCCGCGACAAACGCCTCGCGGTGACCGGGGAGTTGAGCGACTGGGAGCAGCTGCGCGAGGCCGGGGAGGCGCTCAAGCGCCGGACGCTGCGCCATCTGGACCAGTATCTGGAGGAGTTGGAGCGCTCGGTGACGGCGGCCGGGGGCACCGTGCACTGGGCGGCGGACGCCGAGGAGGCCAACCGGATCGTCACCGAACTCGTGCGGGCCACCGGCGAGCGCGAAGTGGTCAAGGTCAAGTCGATGGCCACCCAGGAGATCGGACTCAACGAGGCGCTGGCCGAAGCCGGGATCACCGCCTACGAGACCGACCTCGCGGAGCTGATCGTGCAACTCGGTGAGGACCGGCCCTCGCACATCCTGGTGCCCGCCATCCACCGCAACCGGGCCGAGATCCGCGAGATCTTCCTGCGGGAGATGGGCCGTTGGGGCCGCCCCGCGCCCGAGGGCCTGTCCGACGAGCCGCGGGCGCTGGCCGAGGCGGCCCGGCTGCACCTGCGGGAGAGGTTCCTGCGGGCGAGGGTCGCCGTCTCGGGGGCCAACTTCGGGGTGGCCGAGACCGGCACGATCGCGGTGGTGGAGTCGGAGGGCAACGGCCGGATGTGCCTGACCCTGCCGCAGACGCTGATCACCGTGATGGGCATCGAGAAGGTCGTGCCGTCCTTCACCGACCTGGAGGTCTTCCTCCAACTGCTGCCGCGCTCCTCCACGGGTGAGCGGATGAACCCGTACACCTCGATGTGGACCGGCGTCACGCCCGGCGACGGGCCGCGGGAGTTCCACCTGGTACTGCTGGACAACGGCCGCACCGCCACGCTGCGGGACACGGTGGGTCGCCAGGCACTGGCCTGCATCCGCTGCTCGGCCTGCCTGAACGTCTGCCCGGTCTACGAGCGCACCGGCGGCCACGCCTACGGCTCGGTCTACCCCGGCCCGATCGGCGCCGTGCTCACCCCGCAGCTGGCCGGCGTGGACCACGCGGCGTCGCTGCCGTTCGCCTCCACGCTCTGCGGGGCCTGCTACGACGCCTGCCCGGTGAAGATCAACATCCCGGAGGTGCTGGTCCACCTGCGCGCCGAGGTCGTCGAGGCCAAGCGCCGCAGCCGCCACGCACCCACCGCCGAGGCGCTCGCGATGAAGGCGGCGGCTGCCGTGCTCGCCTCCCCGGCCCGGCTGGCGGCCGCCCAGAAGGCCGCCGCGCTCGGCGGCCGCGCACTGGCCCGCGAGGGCAGGATCGGCCGGCTGCCCGGACCGCTGCGCGGCTGGTCCGACGCCCGCGACAGTCCCGTACCGCCCGCCGAATCCTTCCGCGCCTGGTGGCGCAAGAACCGGGAGCAGTCTTGA